ATGTACGaccacataaatagcacacaatAGCATAAGTCTCTGAAGTGTAGAATTTATGTCATGAGCCAATTGTCTAAAGTACGAGTCTACTTGAGAACTATTAACACGTTGCAGGCATCGACAAATGATACTAATAGCACAATCCCAGCAACAACATTCCTACTCGAAACCATCTTAAGGTCCAAAACATTAATTAAAAAGAAAAGCCGAACACTACAGAACCAGTCTCGACACAACTTTATTAGGCTAGACGCGATAACCAACTACACAACTGGGTAAACGCTACACATTACACGAAACCGCGCACCTACCTAACCACCAGTCCTGAACCCACCATTCTCCTTGGTCAAATCCTCAATCCGTGACTGTAGAATCTCGATCATGGCCTGGGCCCGCATCACTTCGATCTTCAAGGTCTCTTTCTCCATTGAAACGTTAAGAATTTCGTTCTCCAAATTACTTATAAACTTTAAATAGCCCGGGGGCACTGATTTCTCAAGGGTTGCAGCGTCAAAAGATGGCAGTGTGGTTGGTGGGTGACATTCTTTGGCTTCGATCGATTCTAGTAACGGGAACTCCAACAGCGCTCTTCTTGGATCTTGACTTGTGGTGGTCGAGTCTTCTGAACCATTTGCATTGTTGCTCGAGTTCGGGTCACTTGGCTTTGCTCTTTTGTTATGGAACAAAGAGAAGGTTTCAAGCTCGGGTTCGCTATTTAAAGCACGGTCTTCAGATCGTTCACGTTTGCAAACAAACGGAATGGCTTCCTATAAAGATAATATATTGTGATCAATCATAGTTCAACTTAGATTGTGGGCCCAACCTAAACCAGACCCACAATACTACACTTTGATCCAAACCCATTGTGCTCAAAACCTGTTCTGACCCGTGACCCGACCCGCCCATTTTAGCAGGCTTGGTCCACACATATACAAAAAAAGcctcaatttttttatttaagaCCTGCAAAATgataaatacctgcacactatcATTGCCTTCGGGTCGAGTCTCATCACCATTGGTCAAATCATCTTCAGCTTCACCACCAGGAACCATAAGTGCTGCATCATCATTCCACTCTTCCTCAAGAAAAGGTGCATAACGGTCCCCGTTAGGTGGCCCTAACCCGCTCTTTTGGAAAATCCTGCATAGCACAAACGAATCCTTTTCCCCACCACCCACAATCAAACCAATCAGTTCAATATCCCAAAACAAGCATATGTTAAACACGGTCAAAAAGTCAAAGAACAAAACCTGTGTTACTCCAACACGTAGCAATTCATGATCCAAAAGCCGGTATTCATGCATGACCCAATTCGTTCGTTTCCCATCAGGCGCTCGCCCGCTATGGAACACGAGTGTTTTCTTCATCCCAATGGTTTCTGACTTATGGCGCACGCATCGGTCCTTTCCGGTTGCCTTCCAATAGCCCTGACCAGTGGCTCGGTTCAACCGTGAACCGTTTCCGTATTTCCTATCTACCGGGCTAAAAAAGTACCATTCTTGATCTCTTGTCTTCAATGATGAAAAGTCTACAATATCCATAAAATCACAAAAGCAAACAGATTTCAGCTTTTCATCATAGAATCTAGATACCCAATATCTAAAAATTAAAATTTGGGGAAAattaatgttttcaaaatacatgtaaTTTACAAGTTACATATGAACAAGAACCTAACTTTCTTTGCAAGTTATCATTTTTTTCATTAATTTCACATCATTGACTATAAATAGATAACTTGCTCTTAAAGCAACTATCAATTGACTATAAATAGATAACTTGCTCTTAAAGCAACTGCAGAAATGATTAAACTTGAAGCAACCTAACAACAAAATTAGCTTAAAAAATTATGAATTTCAATAAAACAAGTTTCAATCCAGATGATACAAACAAATCCACAGTAAaacatcaaaataaaattttaaaaaatctcCACTTTCTTTGCAGGTTTGCATTTTTTTCATTAATCTCACATCAAATGACTTTATATTTGCTAACTTGTTCTTAAAGCAACTGCAGAAATGATTAAACTTTAAGCAACCTAACAACAAAActagcataaaaaatgatgaattTCACTAAAACAAGTTCCAATCCAGATATTTAAAACAAAACCAACAAAACAGACAAACAAATTAGTGCCAAAGCATCaaaacaaaatattaaaaaaaaaatccgaaTTTTCTTTCCAAGTTTGCATTTTTTTTCATTAATTTCACATCAAATAACTATAAACTAATAAACTTGTTCTTAAAGCAACTGCAAAAATGATTAACCTTTAAACAACCTAATAACAAAATTAGCATAAAAATGGTGAATTTCACTAAAACAAGTTCCAACCCAGATGACataagcaaaatcaacaaaaaataaaacaaaataaatttagaaaatCCTAACTTTCTTTGCAAGTTTAGATTTTTTTTCACTAATTTCACATCAATTCACTAAAAAAACTAATAACTTGTTCTTAAAGCAACAGCAGAAATCAATCAAATGATTAAACTTTAAGCAACCTAACAACAACAAATTAACAAATTCCACAAAAATCAACTCAAAAcaagttttaatttaaacaacacaaacaaaatcaacaaacaaATTAGTACCAAAACAtcaaaacaaattcaaaaaaaaaaaaaaaaacaagcaaaACCCTAACACAAAACCTAGATTCATAAACTATACCGGCGAGTTCCCAGGGTTCTGATTTATAAACATCGATTTCCGTAACAGCCTGAAACCTAAACGGTTTCCCACAAGCTTTCCGTCGCAAATAGTACATCACAAGTTCTTCATCGGTGGGGTGAAAGCGGAACCCAGGTGCTAGGGACGTCGGCGGCGGAGGTGGTGGGGCTGCGGCGGTTGCCGGAGTAGCTACGGCGATGATTTCTTGACCCATGTTGGTTGATTTTCGATCTGCAACAGAGATTGAAGTTGTGGGTGATGAAAAGGGGGTGAAATTAGGTTAAAAAGAAGCCATTGAAATGGGGATTGAAGATGAAGGAAGTGTGGGGGAGTTGAGTTGGTTGCCCGTGGGTTAAGAAAGCTTAGATCAATGGATGCTTGGTGGACACGGGAATCGAAACGGAGGGAGACAAAAGATatgagtgtgtatatatatgtgtgcgtataataataataatgggaTATATGTGTGTGTGGTAGTCATCGTCTTTACTTCCTTGGTGGGTTTTTCCTTTTGCTTTATGTTTAGGGTTTTCATTTTATAAGTTGTTGAGTGGCAAAATCTATCACTTTTATCATAAGTTGTTATGTTATAGCATATTGCTTTTTGATTGGGTTTTGTCAATTGTCACGTAGTTTAGTTAGACAAGTAATTAGTTGATCGGTTTTTTTTATCTGTCTGATTagatataagaaaaggatcatttTTACAACATATTTTCTTACGTCTTTTTGTTGTGATAAGATAGGGTTGTTCACTTTACTTGGTCAATTGTTGCTTAAAGTAGCGTTTATGTTGTGTTAGAAACCCTGTCGTGTCTCAGGACCATGTAGTGCATAAGAGACGACTATGCATCAATGGCTTGTGTTGGAGTGGAGTAATCCAATATATGGTTGGGTATAAATTGTATTGATGAGTTATTAACGATTGAC
This genomic stretch from Helianthus annuus cultivar XRQ/B chromosome 8, HanXRQr2.0-SUNRISE, whole genome shotgun sequence harbors:
- the LOC110872416 gene encoding NAC domain containing protein 50 — translated: MGQEIIAVATPATAAAPPPPPPTSLAPGFRFHPTDEELVMYYLRRKACGKPFRFQAVTEIDVYKSEPWELADFSSLKTRDQEWYFFSPVDRKYGNGSRLNRATGQGYWKATGKDRCVRHKSETIGMKKTLVFHSGRAPDGKRTNWVMHEYRLLDHELLRVGVTQDSFVLCRIFQKSGLGPPNGDRYAPFLEEEWNDDAALMVPGGEAEDDLTNGDETRPEGNDSVQEAIPFVCKRERSEDRALNSEPELETFSLFHNKRAKPSDPNSSNNANGSEDSTTTSQDPRRALLEFPLLESIEAKECHPPTTLPSFDAATLEKSVPPGYLKFISNLENEILNVSMEKETLKIEVMRAQAMIEILQSRIEDLTKENGGFRTGG